GCGTTGAGCAGGCTCGACTTGCCCGCATTCGGGCGCCCCAACAGGGCGACGACACCACAGCGATGAGCGCTCTGGGCGGTCCGGGAATGCTTCTTCATTCGGAGGCCTCCAGCGCGCACTCCGCCGCTTTTTGTTCAGCCGCTCGCTTGCTGGTGCCGTGTCCGACGCCGAGTGCGCGCTCGCCGGAGTACACCTCCACACTGAACTTCCGCGCGTGAGGCGGACCCGCCTCGGCAATGAGTTTGTAGCGCGGAACAGCCAGTCCTTGCGCTTGCATCCGCTCCTGCAGGCGCGTCTTCGGGTCCGCCGTAGCCTGGCCCGGTTGCGCCAGACGTTCACCCATCTCGCGCTGGACCAATACCCGAACGGGCTCGAGCCCCCCGTCGAGATACAAGGCCCCCAGGATGGCTTCGAAGACATTGGCCAGAATCGAATCCTTCTCGCTGCCTCCCGAAGCTCGTTCTCCTCGACTCAGGCGGATGAATCCCCCGAGGCCGAGCGATCGCGCCAGCTCTGCAAGCGCGTGGGTGTTGACCGCCGCTGCTCGGGCGCGCGAAAGCAGGCCTTCCTGGGCTTCAGGATTCGAAGTCATCAGTCGTTCGGACACCACGAGATCGAGCACTGCATCTCCCAGGAATTCCAATCGCTCGTTGGAAGCGCGAACATCGCCCTGTTCGTTGGCGCGCGAGCTGTGCGTGACCGCACACTCCAGGCGTTCGCGATCCTCAAAGGCGTACCCCAGGATCGCCTCGAGCTCCTCCAGCGGCCGCTCACCGGATCGCAGATCCCGATCAGGCAGAGATCCACCCTCCCCCGAGTACGCGCTGGTCCTCAGCGTCGTACACGACTGCGGCCTGACCCCGTGCAGGAGCCCACACGGGAGCCTCAAAGACGATCCCCGCATCCGAACCACTGGCGGACTTCACACGCGCCGGCACGCTCGACTGCCGGTGCCGAACCTGAACACGAACCGGTCCTTCAGGCGCCGCCCCATCGATCCAGTGAGTTCCCCCGACCAGGATTTCACAGCGTTGCAGATCTTCTTCACGGGCCACGACCAGGAGATTCTCGCGCGACCGGATCTCCGAAACATACCAGGGACCTCCTGACAGACCGAGCCCTCTGCGCTGTCCCTGTGTGTAGCCAATCGCACCGCTGTGACGACCCAGCACCACGCCTTCGCCATCGACGATATCTCCCGGTTCTCGGCGAAGTTCCGGACGCAGCCGGTGCAACGCGCCCCGCACGTCGGACTCGGGAATGAAGCAGATGTCCTGACTCTCGGGTTTGTCGGCGGTGACCAATTCCAGTTCTCGCGCGACACTGCGAACCTGGCTCTTCTCGAGGTCTCCGAGCGGGAACTCGATCTCGGAAAGACGCTCACGTGGCAGATCGAAAAGGAAGTAGGTCTGGTCCTTTGCGCGGTCGCGCGGGCGATACAAGGAAGGCCCGCCGTCGGGCCCGGGAGCGATGCGTGCGTAGTGACCCGTAGCCACTCCGAGCGCTCCCAGGGCTCGGGCCCGCTCGATCAGCAGGTCGAACTTGAGCACGCGATTGCACGCGATACAGGGTATGGGAGTGCTTCCCTCCTGATATGCATCGATGAAGGGAACGATCACCGACGCGTGGAACGCCTCGCTGTAGTTGACCGTGTAGTGGCGAAAGCCGAGCTTGCGCGCGACCGCGCGCGCGTCCTCGGCGTCGGGCAATCCGCAGCACTTCTTCGGATTGCTCGGCGCGACGTCCCGCGCGCTTCCCACTCCGAGGTCCATGGTCACACCCACGACTTCGGCCCCGCGACGCTGCATCAAGCCCGCGGCCACCGATGAATCCACACCCCCGCTCATCGCCACCAGCCAGCGGGAACTCATCGTCTGGCGGCCTCGCGTGCGCGGCGCTCGGCCTTGCGAGCGACCCGTACGCGTTCGACGATGCCCGGCAGGACAGCGATCAAGCGATCGATCTCCGCTGCGCGCGTCGCCGGCCCAAGGCTGACGCGGATCGAACCGGAGCCGTAATCGGGATCGACACCCATCGCCAGCAAGACGTGCGAAGGCTCCGTCGTACCGGAGTGACAGGCCGCACCCGATGCGATGGCAATGCCTTCGAGATCGAGGGCCTCGACCAGTGCGTCGCCATCCGCACCGGCAAAGCTCAGATTCAGGACGTGCGGGAGCACGAACTCCACGGCGCCGTTGCGCTGTGCATCGGCGACCTTGCTCTGGATCTCGCTCCAGAGACGTTCGCGCAGTTCACCGAGGCGTTCGGCGCGCTCTTCGAGATCCGCCTGCGCCGCAGCGCAGGCCGCGCCAAAGCCGGCGATCGAAGCCACGTTCTCGGTTCCCGCGCGGCGCTGGCGCTCCTGGCCTCCTCCGCGAAAAAGCGGCTTGGGATGCAGGCCCGGCCGCACGTAGAGGGCTCCCACACCCTTCGGACCGCCGAGTTTGTGCGCCGCGAGCGAAGCGTAGTCGATTGCGAGATCGGCGAAATGCAGAGGAGTCTTGCCCAGAGCCTGCACCGCATCGGTGTGAAAGGTCACCTCGTGTTCGCGCGCGATGCTCGCGAGTTCGGGTACCGGCTGAATGACTCCGGTCTCGTTGTTTGCCCACATGACCGTGGCCAGTAGCGTCTCGGACTCCAGGCTCGCAGCGAAGCGCTCCGGGTCGAGTCGCCCGTCGCTGTCGACCGGCAAGAGGGTGACGCGCAGCCCTCGCTCTCGCAGTTCGTCGAGCGGTTCGAGGATCGAAGGATGCTCGGTGGCACACGTGACGATGTGATCGCCGTGTCGCGGTGCTCGGAGTGCGGCGTTGTACAACACGGTATTGTTCGACTCGGTCGCGCCACTCGTAAAGACGATGGACTCGGGCGCCGCACCCATCAACGAGGCCACCTGTTCGCGGGCCAACGCCAGTCGGTCGCGTGCAGCTGCACCCGCCCAGTGTACGCTCGAAGGATTGCCGAAATCGTCGCGCAAGACTGCGCTCATCACGGCGAGGGCCTCAGGCCGCAAGGGCGTGGTCGCGTTGTAGTCCAGGTAGATCGCGTCCGAACTCATTCGCCGAGAGCTTAGCAGCCCGCTGACGGACAGCGGAGCGGCGGGGCACAGGCCGGGTCCCGGGCGCCTACGAAGACGTGAGGCGCCAGCGCCCGGAGGGTCGCAGAACCGATCCCGTGGACCCTGTCCGCAAGGTCTGCGAGGTCGCGGTAGTCCCCAGCGGCGAGCCGCTCCTCGACGATGGCGGAGGAACGCGCCGGACCGATACCCGGCAGCAACTGTAGATCCCGCGCGCTACCCGTGTTCAGCGCTAGTGGGAACCCGAGTACGAGCCGCAAACGGGCGGAAATATCGGCACATGCACAGGGCGGAGCGCGACCCGCTTCGGCCAGCACGCAGCGACCATCGACGTACGAGGGATCCAATGCAGCCACCGGGGACAGCGGTCGAAATGGCCATAGCGATACGGCCAGCACGGCGACCCAGACGAGTGCCCGTGCGCCCCTGGTCTGCGGGACCTGTGGACCCTCCAGTTAGCTTTCCTCCGTCGCCTGCACGGCCCCGAGACCGAACTCCTCGTGAAGCGCACGACACGCGAGCTCCGAATACTTCTCATCGATCACGACCGAGATCTTGATCTCGGAGGTGTTGATCATCTGGATGTTGATGCTCTCGTCGTGCAGCACGCGAAACATGCGGCCCGCGACACCGGCGTGGTCTTTCATGCCGAGTCCGACGACCGAGACCTTCGCGATCGAATCATCCGACGTGACACCATTGGCCCCGAGTTCACCGGCGAGCTTTTCTGCGAGTTCGAGGGCACGCGGGAAGTCTCCCCGTGGCACGGTGAACGTCACATCGGTATGCCCCTCGGTCGAGACGTTCTGTACGATCACGTCGACCACCACGCCTTCTTCCGACATCGGCCCGAAGATGCGAGCGGCGATGCCCGGAAGATCCGGGACTCCGAAGATCGTGATCTTGGCTTCGTTGCGGTTGTAGGTCACGCCCGAAACAACCAGGCGCTCCATGATTTCGCTTTCAGGTACCACCCAGGTTCCCTCCTGATCTGAGAAGGTGCTGCGCACGTGAATCGGAACAGAGAACTGCTTACCAAACTTCACGGCGCGGATCTGCAGGACTTTGGCGCCGAGACTCGCCATTTCGAGCATCTCGTCATAGGAGACCCGCGGCAGTTTGCGGGCCCTCGGGACGATTCTCGGATCGCTGGTAAACACACCGTCGACGTCGGTAAAAATCTCACAGGCCTCGGCCTTCAGCGCGGCCGCCAACGCCACCGCGCTGGTATCCGAGCCGCCTCTGCCCAGGGTCGTCACGTCTCCAGCGTCATTTACGCCCTGGAATCCGGGAACGCACACGATCACCCCGTTTGAGAACTCCTCGCGCAAACGTTCGGTATCGATGCGATGAATGCGAGCACGCGAGTGATCTTCGTCCGTATGCACCTTGATCTGCGCACCGGTGAGCGAGCGCGCCTTGCCACCGAGTTCCTGGATCGCCATCGCCAGTAATGCAATCGTCTGCTGCTCACCGGTAGAGACGAGCACGTCGTACTCGCGAGAATCGGGACGTGCGGAGACCTCCTGCGAAAGCGCCACGAGGCGGTCCGTTTCGCCGGCCATCGCCGATACGACCACGGCCACGTCGTTCCCCGCGCGCTGGGTCTCCAGCGCCCGCCTTGCAACATTGCGGATGCGCGGGACGTCGCCGACCGACGTTCCTCCGTATTTCTGCACGATCACCGCCATGCCTGCCGCAGCCTCCTCGCGAGTTCTTTCCCGCCTTCTCCTCGACCCGTTGCCGAAATCCGGCGCTCGTGTTCAGAAACCATCTCGATGCGGATCTCCAGCCGATCGTCGGGCAAAGCCGCCGGAAAGCGCTCGGGCCACTCGACGACGACCACGCCTCGACCGTCCAGAAGATCGTCGAAGCCGGCATCGTCGAGCCGAGCGTAGCTTTCTACTCGATAGAAATCCGCATGTCTCAGCGCCAATCGTCCGGGGTACTCCCCCACCAGGACAAAGGTCGGGCTGGTGACCGGCACGCTCCGATCGACACCCAGGCCGACCGCGATGCCCTGGGCGAAGCAGGTCTTGCCCACTCCCAGGTCTCCAGAGAGCCCGATCACGTCTCCAGGCCGAAGGACCGCGCCGAGCTTCTCCCCCAATTCGCGTGTCCGATCGGGGCTAGGAGAAGCGGTGGGGTCGTCTGGCAAGTTCTGGCTCCTGTTCACCCGGGTCCACGGCCAGCAAGGCCTCCCAGACCTGCGGGATCCGCGTCGCAACCTCGCTGGCGAGCCCCCCTACCCGCGGTCCAGCGTCGCCCGCGGATCCGTGGAGATACACACCGAGACGAGCCGCGTCGAGGGACGAGAGGCCCTGACCGAGCAAGGCCGCAATGACTCCGGCCAGCACGTCCCCGCTTCCGCCCGCCGCCAACCCCGGACCTCCCGTCGGGTTGACCCAGACCTCGCCCTCGGGAGTCGCGATCAGGCTTCGCGCGCCCTTGAGCACCACGATCGCGCGCGCCAGCGCGGCCAGTTCCCGCGCGGCAGCGACCCGGTCGCCCTGAACATCGGCGCTCGAGCGCGAGAGCAGGCGCGCGGCCTCACCGGGGTGGGGCGTCAGAACTCGCGGTCCCGGACCGCACAACGCCGCCGGGTTCGACTCGAAGACATTGAGCGCATCGGCATCGACGACGGCGGGAACGGAGGTGCGCGCGAGCACCTCGCTGACCGCCCGTGCGGTTTCCGGTGCCTGTCCGAGGCCCGGCCCGAGAACCAGGGCGTCCCGGTTCTGCAGCTCGTTTCCGATCTGCTCTCCGGCCGCACCCGCGAGTCTGCCGTCGCCCAGATCATCGAGCCCGAGGGTCATCGCTTCGGTGAGCTTCACCTCGAGGATCGGATGGAGCGAACGCGGAACGGCGGCCGTTACGAGTCCGGCACCGGTGCGCAGAGCACCCTCGGATGCGAGCGCGACCGCGCCTGTCTTTCCTGCGGAGCCTCCGACGACCAGCACATGGCCGAAACTTCCCTTGTGGCCGTCGAGCGGTCGCTCCGGAAGCAACGCTGCGGCGGCGCTGGGCGTGAGCACGTGTTGACGCGGCGCAACGCGTTGCAGCGATGCGTCGGCGAGACCGATGTCTACGACCAGGATCTCGGAGTCCGACGCTTTCAGTGCGAGACCAAGCTTGGGCAGGCCAAGCGTTACGATCAGGTCGGCGGGAAGCCACGGACCGAGTGGAAGCCCGGTATCACTCGAAATCCCGGAGGGAACATCGACGGCCACCACCGGTCTTCGCGCGGATTCGAGCACGCGGATGGCCTCGGCATACTCGGCTTCGATCGCGCGTTTGAGACCGACACCGAAGAGCGCATCGACGACCAGATCGCAATCGGCGGCGCGCTGCGCGAGTTCCTTTTCGTCGGGGCGGTTCAGGATACTCAAGCCGAGTGGCCGCAGTCGGTCAAGATTGGACCGCGCCTCCGGGCTCAGACGCGCAGAATCCCCGAAGCAGGCGACCGTGGGCACACAACGGCTCGTCCATTCGCGTAGCACGCGTGCGATCACGAAACCGTCTCCACCGTTATTGCCCGGACCGCAGACGATCAGCGGTCGGCGACACTCCGGAAAACGCGAGACGATCGCCTCGGCGACCTCCCGACCGGCGGTTTCCATCAGGAGTTCGGCCGGGATGCCCTCGCGCTCGATCGTATCGCGGTCGATCGCCCGCATCTCGGTTGCGGTGGGACAGGACCAACCGCGGGTAAGGAATCGGCTGCGGTTCATGGCGAAAACTTAGCGCTCTTGCGCCGATCTGCGCTCGATCCAAAGGCTCGCCATGGCGAAGTCCTGATCGTGGGTCAGTGTCATGCAGATTCGCAGGTCTTGGGCGACGCCGGGACGGTGCACTGCGAGAGTGGGTTCTCCGCTGCGCTTTCGCACGACTTCGAGTTCGCGCAACCTCAGTCCCGGAGCACCCGCGAGTCGTAGAGCGCGTCGACCCGCGCACTTGGCGGCGAAGCGCGCGGCCAAGTTTTGCTCCCCTCGACTCTTGCGTTGCGCGTAGGCGATTTCGTCTGCACTGAAGACTCGCTGCAGCATCCGATCGCCATACCGCGCAAGCACCCGAGCAAAGCGCGGAACCTCGACCAGTTCGACGCCTATGGCCTCAATCTCCGCAGACAATCTGGCGCATCTCTCGTACCGCGCGCTCCATGCCCACGAGCAGCGCACGCGCCACGATCGAGTGACCGATAGAAAACTCGGTCACAGCTTCGAACTCGACCAGCCCTCGCACGTTCTTATAGTCGAGTCCGTGACCGACGCCCACTTCGAGTTTGAGCTTTTCGGCCAGTCGAACCGCGTCGTGGATCTGCAGTCGAAGCGCCTCGCGCTCGGGACTCGGTTCCGCGTAGCGACCCGTGTGGATCTCGACCGCCCGCGCGCCTACCCGATGCGCCGCCTTGATCTGCTCGAGGTCCGGATCGATGAACAGGCAACTGCGGATGTTCGACTCGTGCAGCGTGCGAACCATCTCACCGACCACGCCCATCTGGGTGAGTACGTCGAGCCCGCCTTCGGTCGTCAACTCTTCCCGTCGCTCCGGGACCAGAGTCACGGAGTCGGGTCGCACGTCGAGCGCGATCTTCAGCATCTCCTGGGTCGCACCCATCTCGACGAAAAACCCGCTGTGAACCGTCTGGCGCAACAGGCGCACGTCCCGATCCTGAACATGCCGCCGATCGTCGCGCAAATGACATACGATCCCATCCGCACCACCGACGATGGCGAGCATAGCGGCGGCAACAGGATCCGGTTCGTGGTGCAGCCTCGCTTGTCGAACGGTTGCCACGTGATCCACGTTTACGACCAGACGTCGTTGGGTCATTCAGCTTCGCCTCCGATGGCCTTGCGGATCACATTGCAGACGTCATCCGCCAGCACCTCGATCCTCTGTTGATCCTCACCCTCGATCATCACCCGCGCCAGGGGCTCGGTTCCCGAGTAGCGCAATAGGATTCGCCCCCAGCCTTCAAGTTCTTCCTGAACCTGCTCGAGTTTTGCCTGTATGGCCGGAATGCTCTCGAAAGGGGGCTTCTCGCGAACGGGAACGTTGCGGATGAGTTGCGGGACACGCTCCATGACCTTTGCGAGTTCCGACAGCGGTCGACCTTCGCGGCGCATGAAAGCCAGGACCTGTAATGCGCTGAGCATGCCGTCACCGGTCGTGATGTGGTCCAGAAAGATGATGTGCCCGGACTGCTCGCCACCCAGGTTCAGATTCTGGGCGAGCATCGCTTCGACGACATAACGGTCACCGACATCGCTGCGCACCATGCGGATGCCTTCGCGTTCCAGGGCACGCTCGAGCCCCAGATTGGCCATGACGGTTCCGACGATCGCGTCGCCCTTGAGTTGTCCACGGCGGCGCATTTCGAATGCGCACATGGCCAGCACCTGATCGCCAGTGACGATCTCCCCGTTCTCGTCCACCAGGATCACCCGATCGGCGTCTCCGTCCAGGGCAATCCCCAGGTCCGCTCGGAACTCTCGAACCGTGCGGGCGACTTTCTCGGGGTGCAAGGCACCGCAACCCTCATTGATGTTGACGCCATTGGGTTCGTCGCCAATTGCAATCACCTCGGCCCCGAGTTCTTCCAGTACCGTGGGCGCAACGTTGTAGGCCGCGCCATTGGCACAGTCGATCGCTACGCGCAGACCATCCAGACTGTACTCGCGCGGAAAGGTCTTCTTCAGGAATACGATGTAGCGGCCCGAAGCATCGTCGATGCGCTGGGCGCGGCCGATGGCCTTCCCGACGGGTCGCTCGCGATCCAATTCAGCGGAGTACATGAGTTCTTCGATGCGCAGTTCGACTTCGTCGGGAAGCTTGAAACCGTCGCTCGAGAAAAACTTCACACCGTTGTCATCGAAACGGTTGTGCGAGGCAGTGATCATCGCGCCCGCATCACAGCGCATATCGACCGTCAGAAAGGCGAGTCCCGGTGTCGGCATCGGTCCGACCTGAAAAACCTGCACACCCATCGAGCACAATCCGGCCGCCAGCGCATCTTCGAGCATATAACCGGAGCGTCGCGTGTCCTTTGCGATCAATACCTTGCGTTGACCTGCGGGCTTATTCTGAAGACGGAAGGCCATCGCGAAGGCGCGGCCCAGCTCCATCATGACCTCACCGGTCATCGGATGAACATTCGCCCGTCCGCGAATTCCGTCAGTTCCGAATAACTTGCGTTCCGCTCCCATGCCTTGCGGCTCCTTCGTGGCGCGCACGCGCCGGCCTCTGCGTTTAAAGATTGGACCCTTCACTCGCGGGTGGCTCGGCCCGTTCGATCACGATGCGAACCTTGACCACCGCGAGGTCGGCGTCTTCGGTCCATACGTTCGGCACACCGAACACCAGATTGCTATCGAGAGATGTGGTTTCTCGGAGTCGACTCACGTCGAGCCGATCGGTCAAGACCTCGTGTAACTGGCGAACGCTGCTGCGAGCGCCCGCCAGAACAACGGTCTCCGGTTCGACTTCGACTTCGACGATGCTCATACCCTCGAGCGGTTCACCCGCGAGATCGACCCGGATGGGCACCCTCTTCTTTGCCAGCTTGTCCGTGCGAAACACGATCTGTGAAGGAGATCTCAAGACCAGCGAGGTCTCGCGCGGCAGCGGCAGACCTTCAGTCGTGACGGCCATGCGAGATTCACCTTGCTTCACGCCCGCAAGCGAGATGGGATAGCGTTTGACTGCCTTCTCGGCGCGCCGCAGGGCGGCGCGGCTTCCGGTGAGCCGCAAATTGATCTCCTGCACGGACTGTTCAACCACGACGAGATTCTTCGGGACATCCTCCAAAACGACCGGAAGATCCAGACGCAACTCGGCGTCGGTCACGCCTTGCGCCGCAGCCCAGAGCAGCGTCGCGACCAGCAGGGCGACGACCTTGTAGAGGAAGTTGTCGAAGATGCGCACGTTCAGGCTTCCCCGACCGCGACCATATCGGGCGAGCCTTCGCGATCCGCCAGACGGACGTGTCCGGTCATGCGCAGCAAAGCCTGTCGAAGCTGCGGGCCGTCGAGGTCCTCACTGATTTCGCCGGCGGAAACCAGCGAGACCCGACCCGTTTCTTCCGAGACCACCACGACCAGCGCATCCGTTTCTTCGGTAATCCCCACTGCGGCCCGATGCCGTGTGCCCATGGTGCTGGGAATTTCGCTGCGCGTGGCGAGCGGCAGAATCGACCCCGCCATTGCGATGCGATCCTGGCGAACGACTACGGCGCCATCGTGCAGAGGAGAATACGGCAGGAAGATCGCGATCAAGAGGTCGCGACTCAGTTCGGCATCGACCCGCGGCCCCTCTTCGACGAACTCGTCAATCTGCACCTCGCGCTCGATCACGACCAGCGCTCCCACACGCCGCTGCCCCAGAGCTTGAGAAGCGCGCACGATTTCCTCGATCGAATGAACACCCTGAG
This bacterium DNA region includes the following protein-coding sequences:
- the rnc gene encoding ribonuclease III, encoding MRGSSLRLPCGLLHGVRPQSCTTLRTSAYSGEGGSLPDRDLRSGERPLEELEAILGYAFEDRERLECAVTHSSRANEQGDVRASNERLEFLGDAVLDLVVSERLMTSNPEAQEGLLSRARAAAVNTHALAELARSLGLGGFIRLSRGERASGGSEKDSILANVFEAILGALYLDGGLEPVRVLVQREMGERLAQPGQATADPKTRLQERMQAQGLAVPRYKLIAEAGPPHARKFSVEVYSGERALGVGHGTSKRAAEQKAAECALEASE
- the mnmA gene encoding tRNA 2-thiouridine(34) synthase MnmA; translation: MSSRWLVAMSGGVDSSVAAGLMQRRGAEVVGVTMDLGVGSARDVAPSNPKKCCGLPDAEDARAVARKLGFRHYTVNYSEAFHASVIVPFIDAYQEGSTPIPCIACNRVLKFDLLIERARALGALGVATGHYARIAPGPDGGPSLYRPRDRAKDQTYFLFDLPRERLSEIEFPLGDLEKSQVRSVARELELVTADKPESQDICFIPESDVRGALHRLRPELRREPGDIVDGEGVVLGRHSGAIGYTQGQRRGLGLSGGPWYVSEIRSRENLLVVAREEDLQRCEILVGGTHWIDGAAPEGPVRVQVRHRQSSVPARVKSASGSDAGIVFEAPVWAPARGQAAVVYDAEDQRVLGGGWISA
- a CDS encoding cysteine desulfurase; translated protein: MSSDAIYLDYNATTPLRPEALAVMSAVLRDDFGNPSSVHWAGAAARDRLALAREQVASLMGAAPESIVFTSGATESNNTVLYNAALRAPRHGDHIVTCATEHPSILEPLDELRERGLRVTLLPVDSDGRLDPERFAASLESETLLATVMWANNETGVIQPVPELASIAREHEVTFHTDAVQALGKTPLHFADLAIDYASLAAHKLGGPKGVGALYVRPGLHPKPLFRGGGQERQRRAGTENVASIAGFGAACAAAQADLEERAERLGELRERLWSEIQSKVADAQRNGAVEFVLPHVLNLSFAGADGDALVEALDLEGIAIASGAACHSGTTEPSHVLLAMGVDPDYGSGSIRVSLGPATRAAEIDRLIAVLPGIVERVRVARKAERRAREAARR
- a CDS encoding competence protein ComE — its product is MSARLRLVLGFPLALNTGSARDLQLLPGIGPARSSAIVEERLAAGDYRDLADLADRVHGIGSATLRALAPHVFVGARDPACAPPLRCPSAGC
- a CDS encoding aspartate kinase → MAVIVQKYGGTSVGDVPRIRNVARRALETQRAGNDVAVVVSAMAGETDRLVALSQEVSARPDSREYDVLVSTGEQQTIALLAMAIQELGGKARSLTGAQIKVHTDEDHSRARIHRIDTERLREEFSNGVIVCVPGFQGVNDAGDVTTLGRGGSDTSAVALAAALKAEACEIFTDVDGVFTSDPRIVPRARKLPRVSYDEMLEMASLGAKVLQIRAVKFGKQFSVPIHVRSTFSDQEGTWVVPESEIMERLVVSGVTYNRNEAKITIFGVPDLPGIAARIFGPMSEEGVVVDVIVQNVSTEGHTDVTFTVPRGDFPRALELAEKLAGELGANGVTSDDSIAKVSVVGLGMKDHAGVAGRMFRVLHDESINIQMINTSEIKISVVIDEKYSELACRALHEEFGLGAVQATEES
- the tsaE gene encoding tRNA (adenosine(37)-N6)-threonylcarbamoyltransferase complex ATPase subunit type 1 TsaE → MPDDPTASPSPDRTRELGEKLGAVLRPGDVIGLSGDLGVGKTCFAQGIAVGLGVDRSVPVTSPTFVLVGEYPGRLALRHADFYRVESYARLDDAGFDDLLDGRGVVVVEWPERFPAALPDDRLEIRIEMVSEHERRISATGRGEGGKELARRLRQAWR
- a CDS encoding NAD(P)H-hydrate dehydratase, with translation MNRSRFLTRGWSCPTATEMRAIDRDTIEREGIPAELLMETAGREVAEAIVSRFPECRRPLIVCGPGNNGGDGFVIARVLREWTSRCVPTVACFGDSARLSPEARSNLDRLRPLGLSILNRPDEKELAQRAADCDLVVDALFGVGLKRAIEAEYAEAIRVLESARRPVVAVDVPSGISSDTGLPLGPWLPADLIVTLGLPKLGLALKASDSEILVVDIGLADASLQRVAPRQHVLTPSAAAALLPERPLDGHKGSFGHVLVVGGSAGKTGAVALASEGALRTGAGLVTAAVPRSLHPILEVKLTEAMTLGLDDLGDGRLAGAAGEQIGNELQNRDALVLGPGLGQAPETARAVSEVLARTSVPAVVDADALNVFESNPAALCGPGPRVLTPHPGEAARLLSRSSADVQGDRVAAARELAALARAIVVLKGARSLIATPEGEVWVNPTGGPGLAAGGSGDVLAGVIAALLGQGLSSLDAARLGVYLHGSAGDAGPRVGGLASEVATRIPQVWEALLAVDPGEQEPELARRPHRFS
- the acpS gene encoding holo-[acyl-carrier-protein] synthase, with translation MSAEIEAIGVELVEVPRFARVLARYGDRMLQRVFSADEIAYAQRKSRGEQNLAARFAAKCAGRRALRLAGAPGLRLRELEVVRKRSGEPTLAVHRPGVAQDLRICMTLTHDQDFAMASLWIERRSAQER
- a CDS encoding pyridoxine 5'-phosphate synthase, with the protein product MTQRRLVVNVDHVATVRQARLHHEPDPVAAAMLAIVGGADGIVCHLRDDRRHVQDRDVRLLRQTVHSGFFVEMGATQEMLKIALDVRPDSVTLVPERREELTTEGGLDVLTQMGVVGEMVRTLHESNIRSCLFIDPDLEQIKAAHRVGARAVEIHTGRYAEPSPEREALRLQIHDAVRLAEKLKLEVGVGHGLDYKNVRGLVEFEAVTEFSIGHSIVARALLVGMERAVREMRQIVCGD
- a CDS encoding phosphoglucosamine mutase is translated as MGAERKLFGTDGIRGRANVHPMTGEVMMELGRAFAMAFRLQNKPAGQRKVLIAKDTRRSGYMLEDALAAGLCSMGVQVFQVGPMPTPGLAFLTVDMRCDAGAMITASHNRFDDNGVKFFSSDGFKLPDEVELRIEELMYSAELDRERPVGKAIGRAQRIDDASGRYIVFLKKTFPREYSLDGLRVAIDCANGAAYNVAPTVLEELGAEVIAIGDEPNGVNINEGCGALHPEKVARTVREFRADLGIALDGDADRVILVDENGEIVTGDQVLAMCAFEMRRRGQLKGDAIVGTVMANLGLERALEREGIRMVRSDVGDRYVVEAMLAQNLNLGGEQSGHIIFLDHITTGDGMLSALQVLAFMRREGRPLSELAKVMERVPQLIRNVPVREKPPFESIPAIQAKLEQVQEELEGWGRILLRYSGTEPLARVMIEGEDQQRIEVLADDVCNVIRKAIGGEAE
- a CDS encoding TIGR00159 family protein, giving the protein MIWDSLDIVVVAWIVYWLLMRIKGTRAAQMALGLLIIMLIWRLSELLELATLGFLLDRFLSSGLLILIVIFQADIRRALTRVGGGLFASGRSQGVHSIEEIVRASQALGQRRVGALVVIEREVQIDEFVEEGPRVDAELSRDLLIAIFLPYSPLHDGAVVVRQDRIAMAGSILPLATRSEIPSTMGTRHRAAVGITEETDALVVVVSEETGRVSLVSAGEISEDLDGPQLRQALLRMTGHVRLADREGSPDMVAVGEA